One genomic region from Methanocaldococcus fervens AG86 encodes:
- the trpD gene encoding anthranilate phosphoribosyltransferase gives MITEALKKVIEFKDLNEKEAEEVMKEIMSGNAKSAQMAAILTALRMKGETIQEITSFAKVMRDFSLKINPNVPKLLDTCGTGGDNLNTFNISTATAFVVSVYVPVAKHGNKAVSSRSGSADVLEALGVNLNVPIERVKESIEKIGIGFLFAPHFHPAMKYATPVRRELGIRTVFNVLGPLTNPANANYQLMGVYDEKLTEKLAYVLKNLGLKGALVVHGSGMDEITTIGKTKISELRNGDIRNYYIEPEDFGIKRAKLEDIRGGSPEENAKIIRDIFEGEEVGAKRDIVVLNSAFALYIAEEAKDVEEGIKLAEKSIDKGKALKKLEELIEFYKEG, from the coding sequence ATGATTACTGAGGCATTAAAAAAGGTTATAGAATTCAAAGATTTAAATGAAAAAGAAGCAGAAGAAGTTATGAAAGAAATCATGAGTGGAAACGCAAAATCAGCACAAATGGCGGCCATATTAACAGCTTTAAGAATGAAAGGGGAGACAATACAGGAAATAACCTCATTTGCAAAAGTTATGAGGGACTTCTCATTAAAAATAAATCCAAATGTTCCCAAATTGTTAGATACTTGTGGAACTGGTGGAGATAATTTAAACACATTCAATATAAGCACTGCCACTGCCTTTGTTGTCTCTGTATATGTTCCAGTAGCAAAGCATGGAAATAAAGCAGTTAGTAGTAGAAGCGGTAGTGCAGATGTTTTAGAAGCGTTGGGAGTTAATTTAAACGTTCCTATTGAGAGAGTTAAAGAATCAATTGAAAAAATCGGAATAGGGTTTTTATTTGCTCCTCATTTCCATCCAGCAATGAAGTATGCTACACCAGTTAGGAGAGAGTTAGGAATTAGAACTGTATTTAATGTTTTAGGACCTCTAACAAATCCAGCAAATGCCAACTATCAATTAATGGGGGTTTATGATGAAAAATTAACAGAAAAATTAGCCTATGTTTTAAAAAATTTGGGTTTAAAGGGAGCTTTGGTAGTGCACGGTAGTGGAATGGATGAGATAACAACCATTGGAAAAACAAAGATTTCTGAGCTAAGAAACGGAGATATAAGGAACTATTACATTGAACCAGAAGATTTTGGAATAAAAAGGGCTAAATTAGAGGACATTAGAGGAGGGTCTCCTGAAGAAAATGCAAAAATAATTAGAGATATATTTGAAGGAGAGGAAGTTGGGGCTAAGAGAGATATAGTTGTCTTAAATTCAGCTTTTGCGTTGTATATTGCTGAAGAGGCTAAAGATGTTGAAGAAGGGATAAAATTAGCTGAAAAATCAATTGATAAAGGTAAAGCATTAAAAAAGTTAGAGGAATTAATTGAATTTTATAAAGAGGGTTGA
- a CDS encoding DUF4013 domain-containing protein, with protein MSGASVGFMQLFIERNSHDIFHFIMSFIESFWIIFVIWVIASIFISSYYVRVMKTTVEGLNKAPDWDKIDDLFIKGLCYIIGLILLAFIFLIIPIALYLFSSILASINETAGLIFILLTTLFFILSIIILWFYSKLAEVNYSVRGFLGFFEFGKIFEMISLKYIILLIVIAIIELVISLIVVVPLDTIGTFLLVLAYTNKNITALYIAIKNIVLCVINICNFYLAVFSIRAVALYYKDRKGIE; from the coding sequence ATGAGTGGAGCATCGGTTGGATTTATGCAACTATTTATAGAAAGAAATAGTCATGACATTTTTCATTTTATAATGTCATTTATTGAATCATTTTGGATAATTTTTGTTATATGGGTGATTGCCTCAATATTTATATCTAGTTATTATGTTAGAGTGATGAAAACCACTGTTGAAGGATTAAATAAAGCTCCTGATTGGGATAAAATTGACGATTTGTTTATTAAAGGGCTGTGTTATATTATCGGACTTATTTTATTGGCATTTATATTTCTAATCATTCCAATTGCTTTATATCTATTCTCAAGTATTTTAGCTTCCATTAATGAAACTGCTGGTTTGATTTTTATATTATTGACAACTTTATTCTTCATCCTTTCAATAATTATCTTGTGGTTTTATTCTAAGTTGGCAGAGGTTAATTATTCAGTTAGAGGATTTCTTGGATTCTTTGAGTTTGGAAAAATATTTGAAATGATAAGTTTAAAATACATTATTTTGCTAATTGTTATAGCGATTATTGAACTTGTTATAAGTTTAATAGTTGTAGTGCCACTTGATACAATTGGAACATTTTTATTAGTATTGGCATATACTAACAAAAATATTACAGCCCTCTATATAGCAATAAAGAATATTGTCTTATGTGTTATCAACATTTGTAATTTCTATTTGGCAGTATTTTCAATAAGGGCAGTTGCATTATATTATAAAGATAGGAAGGGGATAGAATGA
- the eno gene encoding phosphopyruvate hydratase, translated as MDERFEIKDVIAREVIDSRGNPTVEVEVITKGNGYGSAIVPSGASTGTHEALELRDKEKRFGGKGVLIAVENVNSIIRPEIVGYDARMQREIDNIMIQLDGTPNKSKLGANAILAVSLAVAKAAAATGKIPLYKYLGGFNSYIMPVPMMNVINGGKHAGNDLDLQEFMIMPVGATSIAEAVRMGSEVYHVLKNVIMDKYGKNAVNVGDEGGFAPPLKTSREALDLLTESVKKAGYDDEIVFALDAAASEFYKDGYYYVEGKKMTREELLDYYKALVDEYPIVSIEDPFHEEDFEGFAMITKELDIQIVGDDLFVTNVERLRKGIEIKAANALLLKVNQIGTLSEAVDAAQLAFRNGYAVVVSHRSGETEDTTIADLAVALNSGQIKTGAPARGERTAKYNQLIRIEQELGLSKYAGRKFRCPF; from the coding sequence ATGGATGAGAGATTTGAAATTAAAGATGTTATTGCAAGAGAGGTTATTGACTCAAGAGGGAATCCAACAGTTGAAGTAGAGGTTATAACGAAAGGAAACGGTTATGGTTCAGCTATTGTTCCAAGCGGTGCATCAACTGGGACACATGAGGCATTAGAGTTAAGAGATAAGGAAAAGAGATTTGGTGGAAAAGGGGTCTTAATAGCTGTTGAGAATGTAAATTCAATAATTAGACCTGAAATTGTTGGATATGATGCAAGGATGCAAAGAGAAATAGATAATATAATGATTCAGTTGGATGGAACACCAAACAAATCAAAGTTGGGAGCTAATGCAATATTGGCTGTTTCTTTGGCAGTTGCTAAGGCAGCAGCAGCAACAGGTAAAATTCCTCTTTATAAATACTTGGGGGGCTTTAATTCCTATATCATGCCCGTCCCAATGATGAATGTTATAAATGGAGGAAAACATGCTGGGAATGATTTGGACTTACAAGAGTTTATGATAATGCCTGTTGGAGCCACATCAATAGCTGAGGCAGTAAGAATGGGTTCAGAGGTTTATCACGTCTTAAAAAATGTTATCATGGATAAATATGGAAAAAATGCTGTAAATGTTGGAGATGAGGGAGGTTTTGCTCCACCATTAAAAACTTCAAGAGAGGCGTTGGACTTATTAACTGAGAGTGTTAAAAAGGCAGGTTATGACGATGAAATTGTATTTGCATTGGATGCTGCTGCCTCAGAGTTTTACAAAGATGGATATTATTATGTTGAAGGTAAAAAAATGACAAGAGAGGAGCTTTTAGATTATTATAAGGCATTGGTTGATGAATATCCAATTGTTTCAATTGAAGACCCATTCCATGAGGAAGATTTTGAGGGCTTTGCAATGATAACTAAAGAGCTTGATATACAGATAGTTGGTGATGACTTGTTTGTTACAAATGTTGAAAGATTGAGAAAAGGTATTGAGATAAAGGCTGCTAACGCTTTATTGCTAAAAGTTAATCAGATCGGAACTTTAAGTGAGGCAGTTGATGCCGCTCAATTGGCATTTAGAAATGGTTATGCGGTTGTTGTCTCACACAGAAGTGGAGAAACAGAGGATACAACAATAGCTGATTTGGCAGTTGCTTTAAACTCCGGGCAGATAAAAACAGGGGCACCAGCAAGAGGGGAGAGGACAGCCAAATACAACCAATTAATTAGAATTGAACAGGAATTAGGATTAAGTAAATATGCTGGAAGAAAGTTTAGATGTCCATTTTAA
- a CDS encoding TldD/PmbA family protein → MELEKLIKIGEKEGFETEVLFIKSYDVSVDLDGKSLDSFQITTSYGIGVRVIKDGKVGFAYANKFDENIVYKAMKNLVEDKYTKFAEPQKYKEPKGMFYKEILDLDEEKLLEDLITMRDIALENNAIVLSGGISKEVGYARLINSNGVDVEEEDTYFSASISIMYDGETSYESKTQHNIFDVEEISYKALDLAKKSANGKSLSYKGNIILSPRALYELLPYTLMPAFSAENVQRDRSVLKGKIGEQIFGENITIIDDGTLDYALYSSKCDGEGTATQRTVLVKDGVLKNYLYDIKRANKEGKISTGNASRGYNSLPYISPTNFIIEGTKNSLDDFDEYVYVNGVIGSHTSNPITGDFAVEIQNSYLYKNGEIIPIKKGMFSGNIFEMFKEAIPLNDVEQRGKLISPSVVFNGEIIN, encoded by the coding sequence ATGGAGTTAGAGAAATTAATAAAAATTGGAGAAAAAGAGGGATTTGAGACAGAAGTTTTGTTTATTAAATCTTATGATGTGAGTGTTGATTTAGATGGAAAAAGTTTGGATAGTTTTCAAATAACCACATCCTATGGTATTGGGGTTAGGGTTATAAAAGATGGAAAGGTTGGCTTTGCCTATGCAAATAAATTTGATGAAAATATTGTTTATAAGGCAATGAAAAATTTGGTTGAGGATAAATATACTAAATTTGCTGAACCGCAAAAATATAAAGAGCCAAAAGGGATGTTTTATAAAGAAATTTTAGATTTGGATGAAGAAAAATTGTTAGAAGACCTAATAACTATGCGAGACATTGCCTTAGAGAATAATGCAATTGTTTTAAGCGGAGGAATTTCTAAAGAAGTTGGATATGCAAGGTTGATAAATTCAAACGGCGTAGATGTTGAGGAGGAAGATACTTATTTTTCTGCATCAATATCTATAATGTATGATGGAGAAACCTCCTATGAAAGTAAAACTCAGCATAATATTTTTGATGTTGAAGAAATTAGCTACAAAGCATTAGATTTGGCTAAAAAGTCAGCAAATGGAAAGTCCCTTTCATATAAAGGAAATATCATCTTATCACCAAGAGCGTTGTATGAGTTGTTACCCTATACTTTAATGCCGGCATTCAGTGCTGAAAATGTCCAGAGAGATAGAAGTGTTTTAAAGGGAAAGATTGGAGAGCAGATTTTTGGGGAGAATATAACAATAATTGATGATGGAACTTTGGATTATGCATTATACTCTTCAAAATGTGATGGTGAGGGAACAGCTACGCAAAGGACTGTTTTAGTTAAAGATGGGGTTTTAAAAAACTATTTGTATGATATAAAAAGAGCAAATAAGGAAGGAAAAATCTCAACAGGAAATGCTTCAAGAGGTTATAATTCATTACCTTATATCTCACCAACAAACTTTATTATTGAAGGGACAAAAAATAGCTTAGATGATTTTGATGAGTATGTTTATGTTAATGGGGTTATTGGCTCCCACACATCAAATCCAATAACTGGGGATTTTGCAGTGGAAATACAAAACTCCTATTTGTATAAAAACGGAGAGATAATCCCAATTAAAAAGGGAATGTTTAGTGGAAATATATTTGAGATGTTTAAAGAAGCTATTCCATTAAATGATGTTGAGCAAAGAGGGAAGTTGATTTCTCCATCAGTGGTGTTTAATGGAGAAATAATTAATTAA
- a CDS encoding IS607 family transposase, giving the protein MERHYTLKEASKILGVSIKTLQRWDKAGKIKCIRTLGGKRRVPESEIKRILGIKDKEQRKIIGYARVSSNTQKNDLERQILLIKSYAEENGCNIQILKDIGSGLNEKRKNYKKLLKMVMNREVEKVIIAYPDRLTRFGFETLKEFFKSYGTEIVIINKRYKTPQEELIKDLITIVSHFAGKLYGMRSHKYKNLTKTVKEIVREDNAKEKE; this is encoded by the coding sequence ATGGAGCGACATTATACTCTAAAAGAGGCATCAAAAATCTTAGGAGTTTCGATTAAAACGTTGCAACGATGGGATAAAGCAGGGAAGATTAAATGTATCAGAACCTTAGGAGGGAAAAGAAGAGTTCCAGAAAGTGAGATAAAACGAATCTTAGGAATTAAGGACAAAGAGCAAAGGAAAATCATCGGTTATGCGAGAGTATCATCAAACACTCAAAAGAACGATTTAGAAAGGCAAATACTACTAATAAAATCCTATGCAGAAGAAAACGGCTGTAATATACAAATACTAAAAGACATTGGTAGTGGATTAAACGAAAAGAGGAAAAATTACAAAAAACTTTTAAAAATGGTTATGAATCGAGAGGTTGAGAAGGTAATTATTGCCTATCCAGATAGATTAACGAGATTTGGCTTTGAAACGTTAAAAGAGTTTTTTAAATCTTATGGAACGGAAATTGTAATTATAAACAAACGATATAAAACACCACAAGAGGAGCTAATAAAAGATTTAATAACTATTGTTTCACACTTTGCTGGAAAACTTTATGGAATGCGTTCTCACAAGTATAAAAATCTCACAAAAACAGTTAAAGAAATCGTAAGGGAGGATAATGCCAAAGAAAAAGAATAA
- a CDS encoding IS200/IS605 family accessory protein TnpB-related protein encodes MPKKKNKLPTEIVLTYKVKHNYDLKNLPDDFIKTSQKAVDIIWNNINWKEKTVKHRYKIGKKKYKYYTTTRLIPEIPKDKDFKRELRNRLLKGWEFASHYVDGAIKVAYSAIESWKSNYLNGKRGRNKPIFKRPFVRVKTTLMKYDKEKGVIRITIKPRKEYLILNIKNEWFFDRVEDFNIGEVILKDNEALITFKKPLDLSDRKVVIGVDSNLKSLDLYHPIEGWIRIDLSELHRIKRVYDVIIDKLKSIYKKAPKRIGKLLKKYWNRRRNRVEDFINKLTSQLPKLFPDAIFIFEDLDKFNMYKNSDFNRDLNRTNWRKIAKKLEYKSVVLYVNPHYTSKTCPVCGSKMKSQEGQVVKCDKCGVFDRQFVGCFNIFKRGVELTKKLLGGVGVPVAGVESDDLLSNEPRGELRPMKPNPNVEAKLPVREIFDFPLMVYTVDLNGKVLKSIIVHE; translated from the coding sequence ATGCCAAAGAAAAAGAATAAACTCCCAACCGAAATTGTATTGACTTACAAGGTTAAACACAATTACGATTTAAAAAACTTACCAGATGATTTTATAAAAACTTCTCAAAAAGCAGTCGATATTATTTGGAATAATATTAACTGGAAGGAAAAGACAGTTAAACATCGATACAAAATAGGAAAGAAGAAATACAAATATTATACAACTACTCGACTAATCCCTGAAATTCCAAAGGACAAGGATTTTAAAAGAGAGTTAAGAAATCGTTTATTAAAAGGTTGGGAGTTTGCTTCCCACTATGTCGATGGAGCTATTAAAGTTGCCTATTCAGCAATAGAGAGTTGGAAGTCGAATTATTTAAATGGAAAAAGAGGGAGAAACAAGCCAATATTCAAAAGACCTTTTGTTAGGGTTAAAACTACTTTAATGAAATACGATAAAGAAAAGGGAGTAATAAGAATTACAATAAAACCGAGAAAAGAGTATTTAATTTTAAACATTAAAAATGAATGGTTTTTCGATAGGGTTGAGGATTTTAATATTGGAGAGGTTATCTTAAAGGATAACGAGGCATTAATAACCTTTAAAAAACCGTTGGATTTATCCGATAGAAAAGTTGTTATTGGTGTTGATAGTAATTTGAAATCGTTAGATTTGTATCATCCGATAGAAGGTTGGATTAGGATTGATTTGTCTGAATTGCATAGGATAAAGAGGGTTTATGATGTTATTATCGATAAGTTAAAGTCAATCTACAAAAAAGCTCCGAAGAGGATTGGTAAATTATTAAAAAAATACTGGAATAGGAGAAGAAATAGGGTTGAGGACTTTATTAACAAGCTAACGTCCCAATTACCTAAACTCTTTCCAGATGCGATTTTCATCTTTGAAGATTTGGATAAGTTTAATATGTATAAGAATTCGGATTTTAATAGGGATTTGAATAGAACTAACTGGAGAAAAATAGCGAAAAAGTTGGAGTATAAGAGTGTTGTCCTATACGTTAATCCTCACTATACTTCAAAAACCTGCCCCGTATGCGGGAGTAAAATGAAGTCCCAAGAGGGGCAGGTTGTTAAATGCGATAAGTGTGGAGTTTTTGATAGGCAGTTTGTCGGATGTTTTAATATCTTTAAAAGAGGAGTTGAATTAACTAAAAAACTCTTAGGCGGAGTTGGGGTCCCCGTGGCTGGGGTTGAGAGCGATGATTTACTCTCCAATGAACCCAGAGGGGAGTTGAGACCGATGAAGCCCAATCCCAACGTGGAAGCGAAGCTTCCAGTAAGGGAAATCTTTGATTTCCCTCTGATGGTCTATACAGTAGATTTAAATGGAAAAGTTTTAAAATCTATAATTGTCCATGAATGA
- a CDS encoding ArsR/SmtB family transcription factor: MKLIDVVKMGEALSNPIRVKILYILNKQPKNIYELAKELNLSRPVVYAHLRKLENAGLVESDLVLEGSRAKRIYKANDFKFYIDNEVIKKLFED; encoded by the coding sequence ATGAAGTTGATAGATGTTGTTAAAATGGGAGAAGCATTGTCCAACCCCATTAGGGTTAAGATATTATATATTTTAAATAAACAGCCAAAAAATATTTATGAATTAGCCAAAGAGCTAAATTTATCAAGACCTGTTGTCTATGCCCATTTAAGAAAATTAGAAAATGCAGGATTAGTTGAAAGCGATTTAGTTTTAGAAGGTAGTAGGGCGAAGAGAATTTATAAAGCGAATGACTTCAAATTTTACATTGATAATGAGGTTATAAAAAAATTATTTGAAGATTAA
- the glyS gene encoding glycine--tRNA ligase: MEKDVYEKIMDLARRRGYLWSSFEIYGGIAGFVDYGPLGCLLKNNIISKFREQYIVKEGFYEIESPTVTPYEVLKASGHVDNFTDPIVECKNCLESFRADHLIEEFVDVDTEGKTLKELDELIKKYNVRCPKCGGELGEVKKFNLMFVTSIGPGGKRTGYMRPETAQGIFIQFRRLAQFFRNKLPFGVVQIGKSYRNEISPRQGVIRLREFTQAEIEYFVHPEKKEHEKFDLVKDEVVPLLPAERQMDENLKEDEKVIKISIGEAVEKGIIRHQTIAYFIALTKRFLEAIGIDKDKIRFRQHLPNEMAHYAIDCWDAEIYTERFGWIECVGIADRTDYDLRSHSAHSGVELSIFVELDEEREIETYEINLNYKVVGKIFKKDTKAIEAYINNLSEKEKEEFVKNIENNGKVIINIDGKEFEILKDYVEIKKVKKVIKGEKVIPHVIEPSYGIDRITYCLLEHSYREEEDRVYLDLKPSIAPIKAYVLPLVNKDDMPKIAKEINQMLRESSIIAEYDDSGAIGRRYMRADEIGVPFCITVDGQTLKDKTVTVRERNTREQIRVKIDELVDYLKEKLKE; this comes from the coding sequence ATGGAAAAAGATGTCTATGAAAAGATTATGGATTTGGCAAGAAGAAGAGGTTATTTATGGAGTTCATTTGAAATCTATGGAGGAATTGCTGGATTTGTTGATTACGGTCCATTAGGATGTTTATTAAAAAATAACATCATATCAAAGTTTAGAGAGCAATATATTGTTAAAGAAGGATTTTATGAGATTGAGAGCCCAACAGTAACACCTTACGAAGTTTTAAAGGCATCTGGGCACGTTGATAACTTTACAGACCCAATTGTTGAATGTAAAAACTGCTTAGAATCATTTAGAGCTGACCATTTAATTGAGGAGTTTGTGGATGTAGATACAGAGGGGAAAACATTAAAGGAGTTGGATGAACTTATAAAAAAGTATAATGTAAGATGTCCAAAGTGTGGAGGAGAGCTTGGAGAAGTTAAAAAATTTAATTTAATGTTTGTCACCTCCATAGGTCCAGGAGGAAAGAGAACTGGTTATATGAGACCTGAAACAGCACAGGGAATATTTATTCAATTTAGAAGATTAGCCCAATTTTTTAGGAACAAGTTACCTTTTGGTGTTGTTCAAATTGGTAAAAGTTATAGAAATGAGATTTCCCCAAGACAGGGAGTTATTAGGTTGAGAGAATTTACCCAGGCAGAGATTGAATACTTTGTTCATCCAGAGAAAAAAGAGCATGAAAAATTTGATTTAGTTAAGGATGAAGTAGTTCCTTTATTACCTGCTGAGAGACAGATGGATGAAAATCTAAAAGAAGATGAAAAGGTAATTAAAATAAGTATTGGGGAGGCAGTTGAGAAAGGAATTATAAGGCATCAAACAATTGCCTACTTTATTGCCTTAACAAAGAGGTTTTTAGAGGCAATAGGAATTGATAAAGACAAAATTAGATTTAGGCAACACTTACCAAATGAGATGGCCCACTATGCCATTGACTGTTGGGATGCTGAAATATACACTGAGAGGTTTGGATGGATTGAGTGCGTTGGTATAGCTGATAGAACCGATTACGATTTAAGAAGCCACTCAGCCCATAGTGGAGTTGAGTTATCTATCTTTGTTGAGCTTGATGAAGAAAGAGAGATAGAGACCTACGAAATAAATTTAAACTACAAAGTTGTTGGAAAGATATTTAAGAAAGACACAAAGGCAATTGAAGCATATATAAACAACCTAAGTGAAAAAGAGAAAGAAGAGTTTGTTAAAAACATTGAAAATAATGGAAAAGTAATAATAAACATTGATGGAAAGGAATTTGAGATTTTAAAGGACTACGTTGAAATTAAAAAGGTTAAAAAAGTTATTAAAGGAGAGAAAGTTATTCCACATGTTATTGAACCATCTTACGGAATTGATAGAATTACCTACTGCCTTTTAGAGCACTCATATAGGGAGGAAGAGGATAGGGTTTATTTAGATTTAAAGCCATCAATTGCTCCTATAAAAGCTTATGTTTTGCCTTTGGTTAATAAAGATGACATGCCAAAGATAGCTAAGGAGATTAATCAGATGTTGAGAGAAAGTAGTATTATAGCTGAGTATGATGACAGTGGAGCAATTGGGAGGAGATACATGAGGGCTGATGAAATTGGAGTTCCATTTTGTATAACAGTGGATGGACAAACTTTAAAAGATAAAACTGTAACTGTTAGAGAGAGAAATACAAGAGAGCAGATTAGGGTTAAAATAGACGAGTTGGTTGATTACCTAAAAGAGAAGTTAAAAGAATGA
- a CDS encoding triphosphoribosyl-dephospho-CoA synthase translates to MNPFDIMKASQIACCLEVSSFKPGNVHRNRDYKDIKYHHFINSGIAFGNVVYEAAQKDRDVGLYIKKAVIESRKWSPTNANLGIIMLHIPIAMAAGKLENFDENELKNNLKKIVENTTVEDALNVYDAINIAMAYVDKPKKGPDVTSKEAKKELIEKKLTLLDVYKISAEWDNISKEWVDNFKISFEGYNLLKEYYKEFNNINLAVTKTFLNLLAKYPDTLIARKKGFETALKVSKMAEKVLNNFTEDKVKEFDKYLSKEGNKLNPGTTADLIASSLMIFILDRIDKGDTILW, encoded by the coding sequence ATGAATCCTTTTGACATAATGAAAGCCTCTCAAATTGCATGTTGTTTGGAGGTTAGCTCTTTTAAACCTGGAAATGTTCATAGAAATAGGGATTATAAGGATATTAAATACCACCACTTTATAAACTCTGGAATTGCGTTTGGAAACGTTGTTTATGAAGCGGCTCAAAAAGATAGGGATGTTGGTTTATACATTAAAAAGGCGGTTATTGAAAGCAGAAAATGGTCTCCAACTAATGCAAATTTAGGGATTATAATGCTACATATCCCTATAGCCATGGCTGCTGGAAAATTAGAAAATTTTGATGAAAATGAATTAAAAAACAATTTAAAGAAGATTGTTGAAAATACAACCGTTGAAGATGCTTTAAATGTTTATGATGCTATAAATATAGCGATGGCTTATGTTGATAAGCCAAAAAAAGGTCCAGACGTTACATCAAAAGAGGCAAAAAAGGAGCTTATTGAAAAAAAACTAACTCTTTTGGATGTTTATAAAATATCTGCAGAATGGGATAATATAAGTAAAGAGTGGGTTGATAACTTTAAAATCTCATTTGAGGGCTATAATTTATTAAAAGAGTATTATAAAGAATTTAACAATATCAACTTAGCCGTAACAAAAACATTTTTAAACCTATTGGCTAAATATCCTGATACATTGATTGCAAGAAAGAAAGGTTTTGAAACTGCTTTAAAAGTTTCTAAAATGGCTGAAAAAGTTTTAAATAATTTCACCGAAGATAAAGTTAAAGAGTTTGATAAATACTTATCAAAAGAAGGAAATAAATTAAATCCTGGAACTACTGCTGATTTAATTGCTTCATCATTGATGATATTTATATTAGATAGGATAGATAAGGGAGATACAATACTTTGGTGA
- a CDS encoding XTP/dITP diphosphatase: MKIYFATGNINKIKEANIILKDLKNVEIEQIKIEYPEIQGTLEEVAEFGAKWVYNILKKPVIVEDSGFFVEALNGFPGTYSRFVQETIGNEGILKLLEDKDNRNAYFKTVIGYCDENGVKLFKGIVRGRVSEEIRSKGYGFAYDSIFIPEGEERTFAEMTTEEKSEISHRKKAFEEFKKFLLTLVKA, encoded by the coding sequence ATGAAAATCTATTTTGCCACAGGAAATATAAACAAAATTAAAGAAGCAAACATTATTTTAAAAGATTTAAAAAATGTGGAAATTGAGCAAATAAAGATTGAATATCCTGAAATTCAGGGAACTTTGGAGGAGGTTGCTGAATTTGGAGCAAAGTGGGTTTATAATATATTAAAAAAACCAGTTATTGTTGAAGATAGTGGTTTTTTTGTTGAGGCGTTGAATGGTTTTCCTGGCACTTATTCAAGATTTGTTCAAGAAACAATAGGAAATGAAGGAATTTTGAAATTATTGGAAGATAAAGATAACAGAAATGCCTATTTTAAAACAGTTATTGGCTACTGCGACGAAAATGGAGTTAAATTATTTAAAGGAATTGTTAGAGGAAGAGTTTCAGAAGAGATTAGAAGTAAGGGTTATGGATTTGCTTATGATAGCATATTTATCCCAGAAGGAGAGGAGAGGACTTTTGCAGAGATGACTACAGAAGAAAAAAGTGAAATATCTCATAGAAAAAAGGCTTTTGAAGAATTTAAAAAGTTTTTATTAACTTTGGTGAAAGCATGA
- a CDS encoding DUF531 domain-containing protein, with the protein MKKLKRMTLILYNSYDKTRWHEAHKRAIARAAPICYAFDCNLAIMDFPCEMEDILNIKTTIGNSGEYLEKLIEKNRFFIVDKFLPQFGIPIASTSKPDEKKAITPLDTAYLLKKKPVGIYVGLGRHGLPKDIVESCSYHLDITEKRVSLETCTAIGCIPAVIYTYTKYL; encoded by the coding sequence ATGAAAAAGTTAAAGAGGATGACCTTAATCTTATACAACTCTTACGACAAAACGAGGTGGCATGAAGCCCATAAAAGGGCTATAGCAAGAGCAGCTCCAATATGTTATGCCTTTGATTGCAACTTGGCAATAATGGACTTTCCATGCGAGATGGAGGATATTTTAAATATAAAAACAACCATTGGTAATTCTGGAGAATACTTGGAGAAATTAATTGAAAAAAATAGATTTTTTATCGTTGATAAGTTCCTACCCCAATTTGGGATTCCAATAGCTTCAACATCCAAACCAGATGAGAAAAAGGCTATAACCCCATTAGACACTGCCTATTTATTGAAGAAAAAGCCTGTTGGAATATATGTTGGTCTAGGGAGGCACGGGCTTCCAAAGGATATAGTTGAATCTTGTAGCTACCATTTGGATATAACCGAAAAGAGGGTGTCTTTGGAAACTTGCACAGCCATTGGTTGTATTCCAGCTGTTATATATACTTATACCAAATATCTTTGA
- the ahaH gene encoding ATP synthase archaeal subunit H, which produces MSVSVMEAIKEVKLTEEQAVKEIEEAKNKAEQIKAGAIEEAKKLIAEAEEEAEKLVEEMIKKAEEEAKKEAEKIMEENENEIKEIISIAKVKILSLKLSEILEI; this is translated from the coding sequence ATGAGCGTTAGTGTTATGGAGGCAATAAAAGAAGTAAAGTTAACTGAAGAACAGGCAGTTAAAGAAATAGAGGAGGCAAAAAATAAAGCTGAGCAGATAAAGGCAGGGGCTATTGAAGAAGCAAAAAAACTCATTGCTGAAGCTGAAGAAGAGGCAGAAAAACTTGTTGAAGAAATGATTAAAAAAGCTGAGGAAGAGGCAAAGAAAGAAGCTGAAAAGATTATGGAAGAAAATGAAAACGAGATTAAAGAGATTATATCAATTGCCAAAGTTAAGATACTTTCATTGAAGCTGTCAGAGATTCTTGAAATCTAA